The Streptomyces sp. NBC_00440 genome contains a region encoding:
- a CDS encoding ABC transporter substrate-binding protein translates to MNTPPSPSSSLSSSSSPLPMSPEAGRAEGSSVRIGALVPLTRPGWVEAGRHLLSGLQLAVGEVNDAGGILGRPLELVVRDTAADPQKAAAAVDELARLGVVAVAGEYHSVVARAAAARADALGLPFLCSSAVLDALTEEPTQWVARLAPAQSHGWQIYADFLLGAGHTRIAIAAEPSVYWASGARILRDYLAPRGGTVTELDARALAPAALCDALVDQRATALLLLVGHPDPAVPIVKSVRRDQRLAEIMIGAPAGQPEFAEWAALLGDDGAAIPFLRYLPERLGPLGVRVGTALREGLGEAPSFVAFEGYDTVTVLADVLRSHGADRARTAEAWPGVAVEGTRGPIRFSRTPGISVWQWAWTPVQVVDRDPAEPGRFRVLHTG, encoded by the coding sequence ATGAATACGCCACCATCGCCGTCGTCGTCGCTGTCTTCGTCGTCATCGCCGTTGCCAATGTCGCCCGAAGCAGGGCGAGCTGAGGGGTCATCGGTCCGGATCGGCGCTCTCGTTCCGCTGACTCGGCCTGGCTGGGTCGAGGCAGGCCGGCACTTGCTCTCCGGGCTCCAGCTGGCCGTTGGCGAAGTCAATGACGCCGGCGGGATCCTCGGAAGGCCACTGGAGCTGGTGGTCCGGGACACCGCTGCTGATCCGCAGAAGGCCGCGGCGGCCGTGGATGAATTGGCCCGGCTGGGCGTGGTTGCCGTGGCCGGGGAGTACCACAGCGTCGTCGCTCGCGCCGCTGCCGCCAGGGCGGACGCCCTCGGTCTGCCGTTCCTCTGCTCGTCAGCGGTGCTCGACGCGCTCACCGAAGAGCCAACGCAATGGGTCGCGCGCCTCGCCCCCGCGCAGTCGCACGGCTGGCAGATCTACGCGGACTTCCTCCTCGGCGCGGGCCACACTCGCATCGCCATAGCAGCCGAGCCGAGTGTCTACTGGGCGTCCGGAGCCCGCATTCTGCGGGACTACCTCGCTCCGCGCGGCGGCACCGTCACCGAACTCGACGCGCGCGCGCTCGCCCCCGCAGCCCTGTGCGACGCGCTCGTCGACCAGCGTGCGACGGCCCTCCTTCTTCTGGTCGGCCACCCCGACCCGGCCGTGCCGATCGTCAAGTCGGTCCGCCGCGACCAGCGCCTCGCCGAGATCATGATCGGTGCTCCGGCCGGGCAGCCGGAGTTCGCCGAATGGGCGGCGTTGCTGGGCGACGACGGCGCCGCGATTCCGTTCCTGCGCTACCTGCCCGAGCGCCTCGGCCCACTCGGTGTGCGGGTCGGGACGGCCCTCCGCGAGGGGCTGGGCGAAGCGCCGTCCTTCGTCGCCTTCGAGGGCTACGACACGGTCACCGTCCTCGCCGATGTGCTGCGCTCGCACGGCGCGGACCGGGCACGCACCGCCGAAGCCTGGCCGGGCGTCGCGGTCGAAGGCACCCGCGGGCCGATCCGGTTCTCCCGTACGCCCGGCATCAGCGTGTGGCAATGGGCTTGGACGCCGGTCCAGGTCGTTGACCGGGATCCGGCGGAACCCGGTCGCTTCCGGGTCCTTCACACCGGCTGA
- a CDS encoding ABC transporter permease has translation MSTVPMPLADSAIMLRRNLKHNLRNPTTVFNAVLFPIVMMLMFVKVFGGAFDVGVDYIDYATPGLLVMAISYGLGATSTAVNSDMTTGVINRFKVMDVSRGAVLTGHVIVTAVRCLVACAAIIGVAFAMGFAPDASALDWLGVIGLIVLLSFAAGWLTVALGLAAKTAESAGLAAVPLIMLPFLSSAFVPADSMGAGVRQFAEYQPFTPIIETLRGLLAGHPSGGDAIAALAWCVGFLVLGYVWAVSTFKKRA, from the coding sequence GTGAGTACTGTTCCGATGCCGTTGGCCGATTCGGCGATCATGTTGCGCCGCAACCTGAAGCACAACCTGCGGAACCCGACCACGGTGTTCAACGCGGTCCTGTTCCCGATCGTGATGATGCTCATGTTCGTCAAGGTGTTCGGCGGCGCGTTCGACGTCGGCGTCGACTACATCGACTACGCGACGCCAGGGCTGCTCGTCATGGCCATCAGTTACGGGCTCGGGGCCACCTCGACAGCCGTGAACTCCGACATGACGACGGGCGTCATCAACCGGTTCAAGGTCATGGACGTCTCCCGCGGTGCCGTGCTGACCGGGCACGTCATCGTCACCGCAGTGCGCTGCCTGGTGGCCTGCGCGGCCATCATCGGGGTGGCCTTCGCGATGGGGTTCGCCCCGGACGCGAGTGCCCTCGACTGGCTCGGCGTGATCGGTCTCATCGTGCTGCTCAGCTTCGCGGCCGGCTGGCTCACCGTCGCCCTGGGGCTGGCCGCGAAGACCGCGGAGTCGGCGGGGCTCGCCGCCGTACCGCTGATCATGCTGCCGTTCCTGAGCAGCGCGTTCGTGCCCGCCGACTCGATGGGGGCGGGCGTGCGGCAGTTCGCTGAGTACCAGCCCTTCACGCCCATCATCGAGACGCTGCGCGGTCTCCTCGCGGGCCACCCGTCGGGCGGCGACGCGATCGCGGCCCTCGCCTGGTGCGTCGGGTTCCTCGTCCTCGGATACGTATGGGCGGTCTCCACGTTCAAGAAGCGAGCGTGA
- a CDS encoding ATP-binding cassette domain-containing protein, which produces MKTSAIAVSGLRKAYGDKVVLDGIDFDVAAGSVFSMLGPNGAGKTTTVNVLTTLMKADAGTVRIAGHDVATATRDVRPLIGVTGQFAAVDELLTGRENLQLMADLKRVRSGDRVVTRLLERFDLVESAQKMVSTYSGGMRRKLDLAMTLVGSPQIIFLDEPTTGLDPRSRRTMWGIVRELVADGTTIFLTTQYLEEADQLADRIAVLNNGHLVAQGTPEELKRQIPGTHVRLRFAGLHELDAAARVLAGSTRDDEELTLRVAGDGTSRSLRALLDRLDEHALDAAEFSVHTPDLDDVFLALTEHTSTSTDANANANTDTSTSTSTSTSTSTNTAATTEEMAQ; this is translated from the coding sequence ATGAAAACTTCGGCGATTGCGGTTTCAGGCCTGCGGAAGGCATACGGCGACAAAGTCGTGCTCGACGGCATCGACTTCGATGTCGCCGCCGGATCGGTCTTCTCCATGCTCGGCCCGAACGGGGCGGGCAAGACAACAACGGTGAACGTCCTGACGACGTTGATGAAAGCCGACGCCGGGACGGTGCGCATCGCCGGGCACGACGTGGCGACCGCGACCAGGGACGTACGCCCGCTCATCGGCGTCACCGGTCAGTTCGCGGCAGTGGACGAGCTGCTGACCGGCCGGGAGAACCTGCAGCTGATGGCGGATCTGAAGCGCGTGCGCTCCGGCGACCGGGTGGTCACGCGGCTCCTTGAACGGTTCGATCTGGTGGAGTCGGCGCAGAAGATGGTGTCGACGTACTCCGGCGGTATGCGCCGGAAGCTGGACCTGGCGATGACGCTGGTCGGCAGCCCGCAGATCATCTTCCTGGACGAGCCGACGACGGGTCTCGACCCGCGCAGCAGGCGCACGATGTGGGGCATCGTCCGCGAGCTGGTGGCCGACGGCACCACCATCTTCCTCACCACCCAGTACCTGGAGGAAGCCGACCAGCTCGCCGACCGGATCGCGGTGCTCAACAACGGTCACCTGGTCGCCCAGGGCACCCCCGAGGAGCTCAAGCGCCAGATCCCCGGCACCCACGTCCGGCTCCGGTTCGCCGGCCTGCACGAACTCGACGCGGCCGCACGGGTCCTGGCCGGGTCCACGCGGGACGACGAGGAACTGACCCTGCGGGTGGCCGGCGACGGTACGTCGAGGTCGCTGCGGGCGCTCCTCGACCGGCTCGACGAGCACGCACTCGACGCCGCGGAGTTCTCCGTACACACACCGGACCTCGACGACGTCTTTCTCGCCCTGACCGAGCACACGAGCACGAGCACGGACGCGAACGCGAACGCGAACACCGACACCAGCACCAGCACCAGCACCAGCACCAGCACCAGCACCAACACCGCCGCGACTACTGAGGAGATGGCCCAGTGA
- a CDS encoding MFS transporter: MSSTITSGQRLVLASVCAVAVSTIYAIQPVLEGAGSDLGLAESTLGWLVAIGQLGYFAGLVLLVPLGDVLDRRKLIVGHLILAGAGATITSLAPSGVIAGAGLAVAGLFAVVVQITVAYVAATSPAGERGRNIGTVTSGVVLGILGVRVLAGVLGDSVGWRAVYAVLAVLCIALALIAHLTLHPDVRPVRARYRDVLATPVRLVVTDRLFLSRGLIAFFLFASFGTLWSGLALPLGAAPWHLGTSAIGLFGLAGLIGAVAASRAGVWADAGHARTVTGWSLALLAASWMLTTRTTPTLWLLVMGVVLLDFAVQAVHVSNQHLLTAAHPERSSSVIGAYMAFYSLGSALGATTTTWAYTSAGWWASCLLGAVYAVAALAVWALARHVTASPLTTPVPEELAGP, encoded by the coding sequence ATGTCGTCGACGATCACAAGCGGTCAACGTCTGGTGCTGGCGTCGGTGTGCGCGGTGGCGGTGTCCACGATCTACGCGATCCAGCCGGTGCTGGAGGGTGCGGGCAGCGACCTCGGGCTGGCTGAGTCGACGCTGGGATGGCTGGTCGCGATCGGTCAACTCGGCTACTTCGCCGGGCTCGTGCTGCTGGTTCCCCTCGGGGATGTCCTCGACCGGCGCAAGCTGATCGTCGGGCATCTGATCCTCGCCGGCGCAGGTGCGACGATCACGTCTCTCGCGCCCAGCGGGGTGATCGCCGGGGCCGGTCTGGCGGTGGCGGGTCTGTTCGCGGTGGTGGTGCAGATCACGGTCGCCTACGTCGCGGCCACCTCGCCGGCAGGCGAGCGCGGCCGCAACATCGGCACGGTCACCTCGGGGGTGGTGCTCGGGATTCTCGGCGTCCGTGTGCTCGCGGGCGTGCTGGGAGACAGCGTCGGCTGGCGGGCCGTCTACGCCGTACTCGCCGTGCTCTGCATCGCCCTCGCCCTGATCGCGCACCTGACCCTGCACCCCGACGTCCGGCCTGTGCGTGCCCGCTACCGGGACGTCCTCGCCACCCCGGTACGCCTCGTCGTCACCGACCGGCTCTTCCTCAGCCGGGGACTGATCGCGTTCTTCCTGTTCGCGTCCTTCGGCACCCTGTGGAGCGGGCTGGCGCTGCCGTTGGGGGCCGCACCATGGCATCTCGGTACGTCAGCCATCGGGCTGTTCGGCCTTGCCGGCCTCATCGGCGCGGTGGCCGCCTCGCGGGCGGGCGTCTGGGCCGACGCGGGGCACGCCCGGACCGTCACCGGCTGGTCGCTGGCGCTGCTGGCCGCGTCCTGGATGCTCACCACACGGACGACACCGACTCTGTGGCTGCTCGTCATGGGCGTCGTACTGCTCGACTTCGCGGTCCAGGCCGTGCATGTGAGCAACCAGCACCTCCTCACCGCCGCGCACCCCGAACGCTCCAGCAGCGTCATCGGCGCCTACATGGCCTTCTACTCACTCGGCTCCGCTCTCGGCGCCACCACCACGACCTGGGCGTACACCTCTGCGGGGTGGTGGGCGTCCTGCCTGCTCGGGGCTGTCTACGCCGTCGCCGCGCTGGCTGTGTGGGCGCTCGCACGGCACGTCACCGCTTCCCCCCTCACCACCCCGGTCCCGGAGGAGCTCGCAGGACCATGA
- a CDS encoding AfsR/SARP family transcriptional regulator, with protein sequence MQIRMLGPFEVRTDDGALVDVPGARLRAVLIALALKPGQAVPKASLVDWIWGERPPADATNALHRLVSRLRKALPYGVIEGHTDGYRLAVEPDAVDAVRFERLVIAGRAARTEDVSRRVRLLREALELWRGDAMQDIGLRDSDAFDAVVVRLDGLRLTAAEERFEAEVAIGRGAEVVAELTDLVAAHPLRERFVAALMRALVAAGRDSEALLAYQRAREALDDALGVGPSPELAALHVALLRGELGRGVPGRAEAGRGEPGPGEAGRGEPGGGEQGPGELGRGEASRRTNLRAELTTFVGRGADVAAVRELIAEHRLTTVIGPGGSGKTRLATEAARTLLGELPDGAWLVELAAIGADGEVAQATLAGLGLRDALLGGPPNAELTDRLIAAIRGREMLLILDNCEHVIESAAVFAHRVLGECRRLRILATSREPLGITGEALWQIEPLALPGRDAGPREIESSPAVQLLRNRAGAVRRDLVADDRTLATMVRICRALDGMPLAIELAAAGLRTMSVDQLANRLDDRFRLLTSGSRTALPRHRTLRAAVDWSWELLTDAERAVLRRLSVFVGGASLEAAERVCAGDSATDAAGGGATGTATDAARDAARNAAGDVVEQGQVLELLTALTEKSLLLADGDSAPRYRMIGTIKEYAGHRLAEAGESDLARHAHLACFTELTETAEPHLRRAEQLDWLATLEAEHDNIVAAMRGALAAGEAQAAMRLAAGAGWYWWLGGRRTEGIELITAATRTPGEVTDDVRAMVYALVVLFVSSGRGDEHQAAEWIHQAYRYSRSGGHSRRYPLLGLVDALERMVQEPGAFLTAFEPLLDDEDPWVRALARLHLGKMRIMAGQGGRDADTYLEMALAEFRALGERFGISFAQTELADRMAVRGEFADACAYYEQAIAVVTEVGATEDVIRMRSRQAQLYWLLGDEGACAAAIAEAERFAERVTWPDALAELALAKAELARWSGDAEEARRQLDVATAELGEEARHAHHRAVAHDLLGYLADDLGEARAHRAAACEAAAEAGHVPLIAHVLVGAADLALRRDEPEQAARLLAASADVRGLPYRSHPDVARIEQAARSRLGDARFAEAALEGTRSDWSRLVEVTLAS encoded by the coding sequence GTGCAGATCAGGATGCTGGGTCCATTCGAGGTTCGCACGGACGACGGCGCCTTGGTCGACGTGCCGGGCGCGCGGTTGCGCGCAGTGCTGATCGCCCTCGCCCTCAAGCCGGGCCAGGCGGTCCCGAAGGCGTCGCTCGTCGACTGGATCTGGGGGGAGCGCCCGCCCGCCGACGCGACGAACGCCCTGCACCGCTTGGTGTCCCGGCTGCGGAAGGCGCTGCCGTACGGGGTGATCGAAGGGCATACGGACGGCTACCGGCTGGCGGTGGAGCCCGACGCCGTCGACGCCGTACGGTTCGAACGCCTCGTCATCGCGGGCCGGGCAGCCCGCACCGAGGACGTTTCCCGGCGGGTGCGGCTGCTGCGTGAGGCCCTTGAGCTGTGGCGCGGTGACGCCATGCAGGACATCGGTCTGCGGGACAGCGACGCGTTCGACGCCGTGGTCGTCCGGCTCGACGGGTTGCGCCTGACCGCCGCCGAGGAGAGGTTCGAGGCGGAGGTCGCCATCGGGCGCGGTGCGGAGGTGGTCGCGGAGCTGACCGACCTGGTGGCCGCGCACCCGCTGCGGGAGCGGTTCGTCGCCGCGCTGATGCGCGCCCTCGTCGCGGCCGGCCGTGACAGTGAGGCGCTGCTGGCGTACCAGCGTGCGAGGGAGGCCCTGGACGACGCGCTGGGTGTCGGCCCCTCGCCCGAGCTGGCAGCGCTGCATGTCGCCCTGCTGCGGGGCGAGTTGGGTCGGGGCGTGCCGGGGCGCGCCGAGGCCGGCCGGGGAGAACCGGGGCCGGGAGAGGCGGGCCGCGGAGAACCGGGCGGCGGAGAACAGGGGCCGGGAGAGCTTGGCCGGGGGGAAGCGAGCCGTAGGACCAACCTGCGCGCCGAGCTGACCACCTTCGTCGGCAGGGGCGCCGATGTCGCAGCGGTCCGCGAGCTCATCGCCGAGCACCGGCTCACCACCGTGATCGGACCGGGCGGCTCGGGCAAGACCAGGCTGGCCACCGAGGCCGCGCGCACCCTGCTGGGCGAACTGCCGGACGGAGCCTGGCTGGTGGAGCTCGCCGCCATCGGCGCGGACGGCGAAGTGGCGCAGGCGACGCTCGCCGGACTGGGCCTGCGGGACGCCCTGCTCGGCGGGCCCCCGAACGCCGAGCTGACGGACCGGCTCATCGCCGCGATCCGCGGGCGGGAGATGCTGCTGATCCTGGACAACTGCGAGCATGTGATCGAGTCCGCGGCGGTGTTCGCCCACCGGGTGCTCGGGGAGTGCCGGCGGCTGCGGATCCTGGCGACGAGCCGGGAACCGCTCGGCATCACCGGGGAGGCGCTCTGGCAGATCGAGCCGCTGGCCCTGCCGGGGAGGGACGCGGGCCCGCGGGAGATCGAGTCCTCACCCGCCGTTCAACTGCTGCGGAACCGGGCCGGGGCGGTGCGCCGGGACCTGGTGGCCGACGACCGCACGCTGGCGACGATGGTGCGCATCTGCCGGGCGCTGGACGGGATGCCGCTGGCGATCGAACTGGCCGCGGCCGGCCTGCGCACCATGTCGGTCGACCAGCTCGCCAACCGGCTCGACGACCGGTTCCGGCTGCTGACGAGCGGAAGCCGTACCGCGCTGCCGCGCCACCGGACGCTGCGCGCGGCGGTCGACTGGAGCTGGGAACTGCTCACCGACGCCGAGCGTGCGGTCCTGCGCAGGCTCTCGGTGTTCGTCGGCGGCGCGAGCCTGGAAGCGGCCGAACGGGTCTGCGCGGGGGACTCCGCGACAGACGCCGCGGGGGGCGGCGCGACAGGCACCGCGACAGACGCCGCGAGGGACGCCGCGAGGAACGCCGCAGGGGACGTCGTCGAGCAGGGGCAGGTGCTCGAACTGCTCACCGCCCTGACCGAGAAGTCGCTGCTGCTCGCCGACGGCGACAGCGCCCCGCGCTACCGCATGATCGGCACGATCAAGGAGTACGCCGGTCACCGGCTCGCCGAGGCGGGGGAATCGGACCTGGCGCGCCACGCGCACCTGGCCTGCTTCACCGAGCTCACCGAGACCGCGGAGCCGCACCTGCGCCGCGCCGAGCAACTGGACTGGCTGGCCACGCTCGAAGCCGAGCACGACAACATCGTTGCGGCGATGCGCGGCGCACTCGCGGCGGGCGAGGCGCAGGCGGCGATGCGGCTCGCGGCGGGCGCGGGCTGGTACTGGTGGCTCGGCGGGCGCAGGACCGAGGGCATCGAGCTGATCACAGCGGCCACCAGGACGCCGGGCGAGGTGACGGACGACGTCCGGGCCATGGTGTACGCGCTGGTCGTGCTGTTCGTGAGCTCCGGGCGGGGCGACGAACACCAGGCCGCGGAGTGGATCCACCAGGCGTACCGGTACAGCCGGAGCGGCGGACACAGCCGCCGCTACCCGCTGCTGGGGCTCGTCGACGCGCTGGAACGGATGGTGCAGGAGCCCGGCGCGTTCCTGACGGCGTTCGAGCCGCTGCTCGACGACGAGGATCCCTGGGTGCGTGCGCTGGCCCGGCTGCACCTGGGCAAGATGCGGATCATGGCCGGTCAGGGCGGTCGAGACGCAGACACGTACCTGGAGATGGCGCTCGCCGAGTTCCGGGCGCTCGGCGAACGGTTCGGGATCTCGTTCGCCCAGACCGAGCTGGCGGACCGGATGGCCGTGCGCGGCGAGTTCGCCGACGCGTGCGCGTACTACGAGCAGGCGATCGCGGTCGTCACCGAGGTCGGCGCCACCGAGGACGTCATCCGGATGCGGTCGCGGCAGGCGCAGCTGTACTGGCTGCTCGGCGACGAGGGCGCCTGCGCGGCCGCCATCGCCGAGGCGGAGCGGTTCGCAGAGCGGGTCACCTGGCCGGACGCGCTGGCCGAGCTGGCCCTCGCGAAGGCGGAACTCGCCCGGTGGAGCGGCGATGCCGAGGAAGCACGCCGGCAACTTGACGTCGCCACAGCGGAGTTGGGTGAGGAGGCGCGACATGCACACCATCGCGCGGTGGCGCACGACCTGCTCGGCTACCTCGCCGACGACCTCGGCGAGGCCCGGGCGCACCGCGCGGCGGCCTGCGAGGCGGCGGCCGAGGCGGGACACGTACCGCTGATCGCGCATGTGCTCGTCGGGGCCGCGGACCTGGCGCTGCGCCGCGACGAGCCCGAGCAGGCGGCGCGGCTGCTCGCGGCGAGCGCGGACGTACGCGGGCTTCCGTACCGCTCTCACCCGGACGTGGCCCGGATCGAGCAGGCCGCACGGAGCCGCCTCGGCGACGCGCGGTTCGCCGAGGCGGCTCTGGAGGGGACGCGGTCCGACTGGTCCCGGCTGGTCGAGGTCACGCTCGCTTCTTGA
- a CDS encoding winged helix-turn-helix transcriptional regulator produces the protein MMDAVPTDQKGTDLQRNDPNWADQKWTDPACPVARAVDLVGDRWSLLIVRDAMDGAASFTDFLGRLGVARNILSDRLRKLTAHGILATSTPPGAKRHTYQLTDAGRELFTIIAALRQWGERHAFAPGEDHSVLTDRDGREVPRFHVLDRSGRPVTATTSHVRKVGEQRP, from the coding sequence ATGATGGACGCGGTGCCGACCGACCAGAAGGGGACCGACCTCCAACGGAACGACCCGAACTGGGCCGACCAGAAGTGGACCGACCCGGCGTGCCCGGTCGCGCGCGCGGTCGATCTCGTCGGCGACCGGTGGAGCCTGCTGATCGTCCGTGACGCGATGGATGGCGCGGCGTCGTTCACCGATTTCCTGGGCCGCCTCGGCGTCGCCCGCAACATCCTCAGCGACCGGCTCCGGAAGCTCACCGCGCACGGCATCCTCGCCACGAGCACTCCCCCCGGAGCCAAGCGCCACACGTACCAACTCACGGACGCCGGACGCGAGTTGTTCACGATCATCGCCGCGCTCAGGCAGTGGGGAGAACGCCACGCCTTCGCCCCCGGCGAGGACCACTCCGTCCTGACCGACCGCGACGGACGGGAAGTGCCGCGCTTCCACGTGCTGGACCGGAGCGGCCGGCCCGTCACGGCAACGACGTCACACGTACGCAAGGTCGGCGAACAACGCCCCTAG